In Ectothiorhodosinus mongolicus, one DNA window encodes the following:
- a CDS encoding DNA recombination protein RmuC: MSGEMLLLAAAMLVLGLSLGMLLVYWQLQRRMRDQFAQMATEVLKDSRQEARSEQEQRQQAIQSLLDPIKQALEKTEQQVSAMEKARSEAFGGLNEQIRQMAQDHQRLQQETNKLVQALSRPTVRGQWGQLSLRRLAELAGLVEHCDFSEEVSINTEDGRLRPDMIVRLPNERMLIVDVKTPMDSFLAAMDATSKEAREDALLRHARKLRERVKELAGKAYWAQFEQAPDFVILFVPGDNLLSSALEKDPDLLEYALSQRVILATPASLVALMRAVAYGWRQEALTRNAEQIRELGQQLHQRLATFTEHLTRLGSHIGSTVTHYNKAVGSLESQVMPSARRFTELGVPETKPLERPASVDHTPRS, encoded by the coding sequence ATGAGCGGTGAAATGCTTTTGTTGGCGGCGGCGATGTTGGTCTTGGGCCTGTCGCTGGGGATGCTCTTGGTTTATTGGCAGCTGCAGCGGCGTATGCGCGATCAGTTCGCGCAGATGGCCACCGAGGTGCTCAAAGACTCTCGCCAAGAAGCCCGCAGCGAGCAGGAGCAACGCCAGCAGGCTATTCAGAGCTTATTGGACCCCATCAAGCAGGCCTTAGAGAAAACCGAGCAGCAGGTCAGCGCCATGGAAAAGGCGCGCAGCGAGGCGTTTGGTGGCTTGAACGAACAGATTCGGCAGATGGCTCAGGACCATCAGCGGCTGCAGCAGGAGACCAATAAGCTGGTGCAAGCGCTATCGCGGCCAACGGTGCGGGGTCAATGGGGTCAGCTGAGCTTGCGCCGCTTAGCGGAGTTGGCGGGGCTAGTGGAGCATTGTGATTTTTCTGAAGAGGTCTCGATTAACACCGAGGATGGGCGTCTGCGGCCCGATATGATTGTTCGCCTGCCCAATGAGCGCATGCTGATTGTCGATGTGAAAACGCCGATGGATTCCTTTTTGGCGGCTATGGATGCCACCAGCAAGGAGGCTCGGGAGGACGCCTTGCTGCGTCATGCGCGCAAGCTTCGCGAGCGGGTTAAAGAGCTAGCGGGCAAGGCTTATTGGGCGCAGTTTGAGCAGGCGCCGGATTTTGTGATTTTGTTTGTGCCGGGCGATAACCTGTTGTCGTCTGCGCTGGAGAAGGACCCGGATCTGTTGGAATACGCCTTGTCACAGCGGGTCATTTTGGCCACGCCGGCGAGCTTGGTGGCTTTGATGCGGGCGGTGGCTTACGGCTGGCGCCAGGAGGCACTGACCCGCAACGCCGAACAAATTCGCGAACTGGGTCAGCAACTGCATCAGCGCCTGGCCACGTTCACCGAACACCTCACCCGCCTTGGCAGCCACATCGGCAGCACCGTCACCCACTACAACAAGGCCGTGGGCTCTTTGGAGTCTCAAGTCATGCCCAGCGCGCGGCGCTTCACCGAGCTGGGCGTGCCCGAAACCAAGCCGCTGGAGCGGCCCGCCTCGGTCGACCACACCCCGCGCAGCTAA
- a CDS encoding HAD family hydrolase, giving the protein MASVLFDLDGTLADTAPDLWQTLVVLQQEQGLTPLPFEAVRNHVSHGSGAMVRLGFPGIDTTHFDALVARFLEIYAENLHVHSRLFDGMDRLLDDIEASGLSWGVVTNKPGWLTDPLLKSMGLYDRAATVISGDTTAERKPHPLPLLFACEQAGVSPEACVYVGDAERDIAAGRAAGMRTLIAAYGYIDPAQTPNTWGADDFVASPPEIFDKGVRPLLERWGQTPL; this is encoded by the coding sequence TTGGCCAGTGTTCTGTTTGATTTGGATGGGACTTTAGCCGATACGGCGCCGGATCTTTGGCAGACCTTGGTGGTTCTGCAACAAGAACAGGGTCTGACCCCATTGCCTTTTGAGGCGGTGCGCAATCATGTCTCGCACGGCTCTGGCGCCATGGTGCGCCTGGGTTTTCCGGGGATTGATACGACACATTTTGACGCCTTGGTAGCCCGGTTTTTGGAGATTTATGCTGAGAATCTGCATGTCCATAGCCGTTTGTTTGACGGTATGGATCGGCTCTTGGATGACATCGAGGCCAGTGGTTTAAGTTGGGGTGTGGTGACCAATAAGCCCGGCTGGCTGACCGATCCCCTGCTCAAGTCGATGGGCTTATATGATCGCGCTGCCACCGTCATCTCTGGCGATACGACAGCCGAGCGCAAGCCGCACCCTCTGCCGCTGCTTTTTGCCTGTGAGCAAGCCGGCGTGTCTCCCGAGGCTTGCGTCTATGTGGGTGATGCGGAACGCGACATCGCCGCTGGCCGCGCAGCCGGCATGCGCACCCTGATTGCCGCCTACGGCTACATCGACCCCGCGCAAACCCCCAACACCTGGGGCGCCGACGACTTCGTCGCATCACCCCCGGAGATCTTCGACAAAGGGGTACGACCCCTTTTGGAGAGATGGGGTCAGACCCCACTGTGA
- a CDS encoding geranylgeranyl diphosphate reductase, which translates to METYDVVVIGGGPAGATAANDLALKNHRVLLLDRGGRIKPCGGAIPPVTMTEFDLPDSVLVARIRSACMFSPANKKVDMPIDGGYVGMVDREHFDEWLRNRAASNGAERRKGSYLRLDRDAEGRAIVVYKDEDGAEVQVGARSLIGADGARSAVARQNVPGADKIPYVAAYHEIIRKPAANSAEYHGERCDVYYQGKLSPDFYAWVFPHGDTVSVGVGSAVKGFSLKGAVAELRKDSGLDASETLRCEGAPIPLYPMKCWDNGKDLVLAGDAAGVVAPASGEGIFYAMTGGRLAGEAVAEFLHSGKPAALRLARKRFMKAHGKVFWVLGIMQRFWYTNDKRRERFVSLCRDKDIQELTWQSYMYKKLVRTRPLAHVRIFFKDMGHLLGLSRV; encoded by the coding sequence ATGGAAACTTATGATGTGGTGGTGATTGGCGGCGGACCAGCTGGCGCAACCGCTGCTAATGATTTGGCTTTGAAAAATCACCGGGTTTTGTTGTTGGATCGTGGCGGGCGCATCAAGCCCTGCGGCGGAGCAATCCCGCCGGTGACCATGACCGAATTCGATTTGCCGGACTCGGTTCTGGTGGCACGCATCCGCAGTGCCTGCATGTTCTCTCCCGCGAATAAGAAAGTCGACATGCCCATCGATGGCGGCTATGTCGGCATGGTGGATCGCGAGCACTTTGATGAATGGCTGCGTAATCGGGCGGCCAGCAATGGCGCGGAACGCCGCAAAGGCTCTTATCTGCGGCTGGATCGCGATGCTGAGGGTCGTGCCATTGTGGTTTATAAAGATGAAGACGGCGCAGAAGTGCAGGTCGGCGCGCGTTCCTTGATCGGGGCCGATGGTGCGCGCTCCGCGGTGGCCCGTCAGAATGTGCCCGGCGCCGACAAAATTCCTTATGTCGCGGCTTATCACGAGATTATCCGCAAGCCGGCGGCCAACAGCGCTGAGTACCATGGCGAGCGCTGCGATGTGTACTACCAAGGTAAGCTTTCCCCAGATTTCTATGCGTGGGTGTTTCCGCACGGCGATACCGTGAGTGTGGGTGTCGGTTCGGCCGTCAAGGGTTTTTCGTTAAAGGGCGCAGTGGCGGAGTTGCGTAAAGACTCTGGTTTGGATGCCAGCGAGACCCTTCGCTGCGAAGGGGCGCCCATTCCGCTGTACCCCATGAAATGCTGGGATAACGGCAAGGATCTGGTGCTGGCGGGTGATGCCGCTGGCGTTGTCGCTCCCGCCTCGGGGGAGGGCATTTTTTACGCCATGACCGGCGGGCGTCTGGCGGGGGAGGCGGTGGCGGAATTCCTGCATTCCGGCAAACCCGCTGCACTGCGTCTGGCGCGCAAGCGCTTTATGAAGGCCCACGGCAAGGTCTTTTGGGTGCTCGGCATCATGCAACGTTTTTGGTACACCAACGACAAACGCCGCGAGCGTTTCGTCAGCCTCTGTCGCGACAAGGACATCCAAGAGCTCACCTGGCAATCCTACATGTACAAAAAGCTGGTGCGCACCCGACCCCTGGCCCACGTCCGCATCTTCTTCAAAGACATGGGCCACCTGCTTGGCCTCTCCCGCGTCTAA
- a CDS encoding TRZ/ATZ family hydrolase, with amino-acid sequence MKTVDLMLSARWVVPIEPSGAVLENHSLVIHDGRIVALVPTDQALTQFQPAEHQQFVEHALMPGLVNAHTHSPMTLLRGVADDMPLYEWLQQHIWPMEARHVSEEFAHDGSLLALAEQLRGGTTCFNDMYFFPEVTAKVTTQAGMRGSIGLLLIDFASAWASDANEYIQKGLDLYDSNKTEPLLSFCFAPHAPYSVSEDNLRRIKVLADELDLPIHMHVHETAQEVNEFQARFGMRPLEKLAQLGISGPNFLAVHMTQLTDAEIDFLAESGTHVLHCPEASLKLASGFCPVHRLQEAGVNVAIGTDGTASNNDLDMFGEMRTAALLGKGVSGNAAALPAETTLRMATLNSAVALGLADEIGSLVPGKAADVIAVDLSELESQPMTSPISHLVYAVGRHQVSDVWVAGRQLLRQRRLTSIDEADLRARIIEWQKRIAAARH; translated from the coding sequence ATGAAAACCGTGGATTTGATGCTGTCAGCGCGCTGGGTGGTGCCGATCGAGCCTTCGGGTGCGGTTCTAGAAAACCACAGCCTGGTGATCCACGATGGACGCATTGTGGCGCTCGTACCGACCGACCAAGCGTTGACGCAATTTCAACCCGCGGAGCACCAGCAGTTTGTGGAGCATGCGCTCATGCCGGGGTTGGTGAATGCCCATACGCATTCGCCAATGACCTTGCTGCGCGGGGTGGCTGATGACATGCCTTTATACGAATGGCTGCAGCAGCATATTTGGCCGATGGAAGCGCGCCATGTCAGCGAGGAATTTGCGCATGATGGGAGCCTTTTGGCGTTAGCGGAACAGCTGCGTGGCGGCACGACTTGTTTTAATGACATGTACTTCTTCCCGGAAGTCACTGCCAAGGTGACCACCCAAGCGGGGATGCGCGGATCGATTGGCTTGCTCCTGATCGACTTTGCCAGCGCCTGGGCTTCGGATGCCAATGAGTACATTCAGAAAGGTTTGGATCTTTATGACAGCAACAAAACAGAGCCCTTGTTGAGCTTTTGTTTTGCGCCCCATGCGCCCTACTCCGTGTCGGAAGACAATCTTCGTCGAATCAAGGTTTTAGCGGATGAACTTGATCTTCCTATTCATATGCATGTGCATGAAACAGCGCAGGAAGTGAATGAGTTTCAGGCGCGCTTTGGCATGCGGCCGCTGGAGAAGCTGGCACAACTGGGAATCAGTGGACCGAATTTCTTGGCGGTGCATATGACACAGCTTACCGATGCGGAAATCGATTTTCTCGCCGAGTCTGGGACGCATGTGCTGCATTGCCCGGAGGCGTCGCTGAAGCTGGCTTCGGGCTTTTGTCCGGTGCATCGCTTGCAGGAGGCTGGAGTGAATGTCGCCATCGGCACCGACGGCACGGCGAGCAATAATGATTTGGATATGTTTGGCGAAATGCGCACGGCGGCTCTGCTGGGTAAGGGCGTGAGCGGTAATGCCGCGGCTTTGCCTGCTGAGACGACGCTGCGCATGGCGACTTTGAACAGTGCAGTGGCCTTGGGATTGGCAGATGAGATTGGCTCGCTGGTGCCGGGCAAGGCCGCCGATGTGATTGCCGTGGATTTATCGGAGCTGGAAAGTCAGCCGATGACCAGCCCCATCTCGCACTTGGTCTATGCCGTGGGTCGTCATCAGGTCAGTGATGTTTGGGTGGCTGGGCGCCAGCTGCTGCGTCAGCGGCGATTAACCAGCATTGATGAAGCTGACCTGCGTGCGCGTATTATAGAGTGGCAAAAACGCATCGCCGCAGCGCGGCATTAA
- the ubiG gene encoding bifunctional 2-polyprenyl-6-hydroxyphenol methylase/3-demethylubiquinol 3-O-methyltransferase UbiG: protein MAQTQANVDAGEIAKFDEMAHRWWDPQGEYRPLHEINPLRLDYIESRVGALEGLQVLDVGCGGGLLSEGLARRGAHVTGIDLGENALDVARMHLFESGLEVDYQLRSAEDMAVAKPGQFDVVTCMEMLEHVPDPGSVLTACAQLLKPGGHLVVATLNRTPKAFALAIVGAEYVLRWLPRGTHEYARFIRPSEMEAWMRAADLRMRDLMGLHYDPLARRYHLGPGVDVNYLAHAVRD from the coding sequence ATGGCACAAACGCAAGCAAATGTGGATGCCGGCGAGATCGCCAAGTTCGATGAGATGGCGCATCGTTGGTGGGATCCTCAGGGCGAGTATCGGCCTTTGCATGAGATCAATCCGCTGCGCCTGGATTACATCGAGAGCCGTGTGGGTGCTTTGGAAGGCCTGCAGGTTTTGGATGTGGGCTGTGGCGGCGGGCTGCTCAGCGAGGGCTTGGCGCGGCGCGGTGCGCATGTGACGGGCATTGATCTGGGTGAGAATGCTTTGGATGTGGCGCGCATGCATTTATTTGAATCGGGGCTTGAGGTGGATTATCAGCTGCGCTCGGCTGAGGATATGGCGGTGGCCAAGCCAGGGCAGTTTGATGTGGTCACCTGTATGGAGATGCTGGAGCATGTGCCCGATCCCGGCTCGGTGCTGACGGCCTGTGCGCAGCTATTAAAGCCCGGTGGACATTTGGTGGTAGCGACCTTGAACCGCACACCCAAGGCTTTTGCGCTGGCGATTGTCGGCGCCGAGTATGTTTTGCGTTGGTTGCCACGCGGCACGCATGAGTATGCACGCTTCATCCGCCCCTCTGAGATGGAGGCGTGGATGCGCGCGGCCGACTTGCGCATGCGGGATTTGATGGGGCTGCACTATGACCCCTTAGCGCGGCGTTATCATTTGGGTCCCGGCGTGGATGTAAACTATCTCGCGCACGCGGTTCGGGATTAG